Within the Aspergillus luchuensis IFO 4308 DNA, chromosome 5, nearly complete sequence genome, the region GATCTTGCTGAGCTGAATTATACAATCAAACACTAGTCAGCGAGAACCTTTTCCAAACACCATTAATTGGCTCACCTCTCTCGTTGACTGCCCGTTTGCGTGACGATGCTACTGGATGGTTGTCTTTGAGGGTTCGACACGACATAGTCATTACCCATTGGATCTCATCGACAAGTGGAGAAAAGTCCATATTTCCCCGTCTATTATACACCGCGAGTTGCTTTCGTACTGTGGATGCCGTCAAGTATTTGCTATCGCTGTATATTCGACAAACAAATCGTTCCATGTTATCCCTTGGGATTGCGAGGTGCGGCCTACACTTTGTCAGTAGATGACCATTAAAAGGGGACAGACCGGAGACGCCTATGTACCAATTGTTCTCATGATAGAGGCCATTGGTAGTTGAAATTGCGATACAAGATTTGGCCGTTTTGTTGGAATCGAATTATCATAAAGACGTCGATGATGGGTGTTCTGGGCGCTGGAGGACACCTTCGCGCATATTTCTCGCCAGCTTGCGCAGAGTAGACGTCAGATTATATCGTCTGTCAATCGGCTATATCCGCAAGAATTGTCCCTCTTTGTCGGTACCGTGCATCAGAGGTTCAGAATTACCTTTGGCAGTACAGAAATCGTCCTATAGGAGCGGTCAGCGATGTTGTTGGCTTCTCAAGCAAACCACAACCGCACTCCCACTTGAACATCGTGCGAGCAGATCGTATCATCATTTCGTTTCCCTGGCTCACCAGATTACTTGTGTTCAACGGCCATATCCATAGCATCTGGGTGATTGCCGTGATCATGTCCCAGGGCAGAGCGCACAATCGTCGTACGGGTCATACAATCAGCCCATATCCCTCTCCAACATGCTTCAAATAATAGCAAGTCTGGGTACTGTATCGGGGCCGTGGTTGAGGTGGACGCACGGAAAGGGAGACGCAACCCATCACGCGTGATCGTTAGGAGAAACACTGGTCTACATTAATCCGATATTACTCACCCGCTTCCCGTCAAATGACGGAGCCGAGCTGAAGGCAGCGAAGCAACACCGAATTGGATGTCCCTTTGAAGTCGGCGTCTCTGAATCCCATAAGCCCTCTTGGGAGAAGAAACGAAATATATTCCAGAcctggatggtggaggatgtatCCTGCCCAACCTTTAAAAACCAAAAATAAAATCCCATAACAACTTGGTCGCTTACCTGTAGTAGCACCTCCTCAACCGCAgcaattttttctttcgtgGCAACAAGTCAAAACGAGCACTTGTTGTCATTTGGTGTGTAATGTACGCAGGCTTCCTGCAACTCCCACTTCAGCAGAGTAGTATCAGTAAGTGGACTCGGGGGTACAGTATTATTGAAACACCTTCTGGCCCAACAATGCCCTATCCTCACTGGGCCTGGAGATGTTAACTCGGCCTCAAATCGGGAGGTCAGCTTTCTAACTCCAGTAAGAAGATTAGCGAAGCGTAGAACATGAAAAGTCATATCGAATGGCAATTTTGTATAACACTTTGAGACACAGAATGGTTAGGAGACAATATACTGTAGCACGAAAGCTGGCTGTCCTTGAGCGGCCCACGAAAGTGACTTTATAGACCACGCACTTCGATGCCAAGCGTGACGCTCTATTACCTGATTAGGAACACTATACTAGCCGGGCAATTTTACAGCTATCAATGTCCCGCAACTTCTCATGGCACATACCCGTTCCAAAGAAGATGGTTCAATGGAATACCTGAAATGCCCACCCCGCGAACTTTTTCACCACTTTTCCACCGGCTCCTCCTGCCCTTTCCCTTGGTCTGCAGGACATCCAAATCCCCGGGCCCGGGTTTTGTTAGACCGCGATCCGGCTTCCCAAAAGGCTTCCACCACAATTTGAATGAGAAAGAGATGGTCGTCTACACGTCCGACTAACCGTGAGGGcatatgatgatgttggtcaaTGGAAAAGCAGATTGAAACCCGTCAAAACGAGCGGGCATTTTATCCCCTGACATGACCGTTCGTGTACAAGCGAGGGAAACCGTGGTTTCGGTCGCACACAGCCTTAGCTGGTCATTTTTAGAAACCCGTACTTCGTTTGAATCATAAACCTACCTTTTTCTCACCCAGTTGAATTACAAATCATCCGACTGAACGTTATGACTATGCCGAGTCACTTGAGATGAGGAGAGTTTGGGAGGCCAATCAGTGCCTCCTTGGAAAACATGCGCATCAGTGGCGTTGATTTGAAAGGCCGATATTTGACGGTGACTGCCGAGCACGGGCGCTTCTAACAAGAGCTTCTCCCCCAAGGCCCGGCCATCTAACTGTGCTAACCTAGACCAGTACTGTAGCAGGCCATGGCAGAGGATCACGTTCGTTTATGACTGGTCTCGCGTCATGTGGTCAAAaattcatccatcatcaacagtCAATGCAACATCCTCTTATCTGACCGAGCCAGCTATGCATGAACTTCATTGTCTAAAGCAATAAAATAACCTTAAATAGAAGCAACGCAGGTCATGTACTCAGAAGTTGGTGACATAGGTGCTGTAATAGCACGGACTATCATAGCTGAAAGCAACATGACTACTCATGTTAGTATGTGATTAAACTCAGAAAATGCAGAGTCGGGCATTTCCATTGCTATGAGCACAACCGCCTGGCCCTCAAGATAGCAGTAACCACCAAGGCAAAGCACAGCGACAACTTTCTCTGTTCTCCAACGAACAGGCTCTCGGTGACTGAGATATACCGTCTTGAGCACACGGCACCAGCCAGTATGTTGCCACCAGTAGCCTCTGTTTACcatggctgctggtgctggtcggCCAGGTTGCATGGAGACGTTCCGCGGTTTCCCATCTCAAGACGGAATATTGACCCTTTCGTTTTGGCCCTATCCATCCGTAAAGTAATCGAGTATGGCGGTGTCTAATTCTTTACCCCCATGCCAAGGGCAGTATCTCAAAATTAAATGCTTGGGACATATGTCAAATTCtcattggtgatggcagAAGCGCAGCTAACGTAGCACTAAGGATTACCCCGCTCAATAAAACAGTGCGGTTGTCCTCTCTCGCCTGCTTTGCAATGATTCTTCCTCGTCTCTGCTACAGCTGAGACCTGTTCTTGTTCCACGGCACTAAGCGTGATACATAATCATGATTCGCACATctaaaggaagagagaacttGGGTTGGAATCATGATCCCGTGTAATCGCTCGACCGACAGTGAAAGCCGTGGACCTCGGACTAGCAGCGCATACTACGAATCCCGCTTCTCAAGTCAACATGGTAGGCACGAAACATGGACTAGTCAGTTAAACTTCCCTTCAAACAAAATAGCGACACTAAGATAAGTTGACTTTGCATCGAAGAGCTGAATCACGTTGCCAAAGGCGGGGTTGAAACGCTGTCATCGTCAGAAGATAGGCTGAGCCATACTAACCCACAATCAAAGGCTTAAAATTTAGTGGAGATACTGGGCACAGCGACGCTGACAATTGTAGTATCGAGAACTACCAAAAAAATGTTCCACAACCCAGAGACGCGATAACGATTGCTAGCCGTCATGTCTCCGTTAGCGCTGTAGTGTGATATTTTCTACCTTCAAAGTGAATATTGTCAGTTTCCTCCATCGATATTTCAATGAGTCATGAGCAACTGGCGATCAACACGCCCAATTGGATACGTAGCAGCATCGGTCTCAGCCTAAGCTGACAGGCCACTTACTATGCCACCCAAGAAGCATATTGGATCATGAATCATGCATGCCAGGAGCAATAGGGGCCACGGAAGGAAGACTGTCAGGCAAGCGAGAGGGTCTCTGAATTTTCCCTACAAACCTTTCTGATCCCCTGTGATAAACGGTCAATGCAGTTTAAAGAATCCATACGAAATCTACTATCACCGAAGACACGATTGATAATACCATCAAATACTGCGCTCTACCAGACCACCTCACCACATTGGGGGCTGAAATTCACAACCCCTCATCTCGTTTATGCATCTTCCACCCGCCTGCTCCGTGCAAAAGGCAAAATGCCTGATTAATCATAGCTCATTGCCGACTGCTTAGCTGCACCATGTCACATTCAGAAATTGCCTTGTAACATTCCAACAACGCTCACAGGGACCACCGAGTCATTAAGACCTGCGTTGGAACGATACAACATCGGATAAAGATATGCAGGAAACGACCAGACCAGAAAGCTTCCGACCCAGAGAAAACCAAATATCCGTTCACCGCGGGACGCCGTCCAATTTCGAGACGGCCCGCCACAACGAAGTATAACAGAGTAGGCATTGACTGCCAGATCTTCCAAAATTAAACCGAAGGCCTGCGTGCAGAAGAACTGCACAGCCCCGGAGCTAGATGGCGATAGCCCCGATGATAAGTCAATAAGAAAGTGCATGAAAGCTGAGGTTGCAAACACCGTTACAACTTTGGTATATCGATCGGCGAGCGTCCAGGGCTGGAAGCGAAAAATATCGCTTGCAAAAAATCGAGAGATGGCCCGAAATTTGTGGGAATTTAATTGGTGCCACACGCGACTATTCCGGTATTAGTTCAATAccaataaagaaaagaacagagTTAGAGGGGTGTTTACCTCCACAGTCTTCGCAGACTATACGCATCCGACAAGGTTCCGTACAAAGGAGGCCAGTCCTGCGGTTTACTCCACCTCGCAAGAACGCTGGTGAATGCGAAGAGATAATAGAAACCACCCTGACTGGCCAATAAGCCTATGCCAGCTGCAATGCCTGAAACGACTCGAATGACAATCTCTTCCGCACTGATTTTGGAGATCCTCCGAAACAACGGCACACGAGATGCAACGAGGAAGCGAGATCCCACTTCAGGATCGCCCATCGAGCCGAGCACATCGAGGCCCAGGTAACTGAGGAGGATAATTCCCGCAGATCGACGGAGAAATGCGGCTCGGTCGCAGGTGATCGCCTCAGGAACATGGTTCACTTGCTCAGGCGTTCCAATGCATCGCGCATTGAAGGCCGCCCAGATACCAAACCGTACACGGGCCACCCAGGTTGAATTTAGCGGCTCGGGCGATTTCGCCGCGGAGGGGTCAACAAATTCCCACCGCGTCAACAAACCTATGTCGATATAATGAAGCAGTAACATGACCGAATAACCACCTGCCAGGCTGGCCCATGGTGTCCGAACGAAGTATCCCAATGCAGTGGAGATACAATGGCCAGTACATAGTGCGACAACCACCAATGCGCCAGGCCTCATGCTTGACGGGGCCGGGGTGAAGCCCAGTGTGGTCACCACCACGGCAGTTTGAAGGGCAATTGATAAGAAAGGATTCAAGGGCATCCTCTATACTCTAATGCTGGTCTTGGGGGGTTGTAGCTGTCGCAAGGTTGTAGCGGACAAAGCAGGGAGCCAAAGAATATCTTATAGGTCAAGGGAAAGATCAGAAATTTGTAAatagggggaaaagaagatggctATGTACCTTTGGCCCAACCAAACAAAGGAGCAGGGAAGCTTGGACACCTAGTGGCCTAAAGTTGGGGCTTATAACAGAGTAAGGGGGGAACCCTTGCACCTACCACACCCTGGTCCAGTCTACATGGTGATTGGGGTAGTTACGGTACAGTCTTTGCCTACTGCAAGATTTTGACAGAACATAAAGTACACCATAAGGCTTGCGTTATTAAGTTTTAATAGCCAGGACATCGGAGTTGCACAAGCAACGTCCCTTTCATTTTGATTAGTGCTCACTCCAGACCCCACCCGTCGATCAATTACCCTACCCGTCGCACCTGCAACAGTAATACATAGTTTCACCGTCATGAACTCGGTGCAAAAGATTGAAATAGCCTAACTAGTGTATCTGAATCATTCTGCGCAACTGGAATTCTATGAATCATTTTTAAACTTTCATCCCGACTTTTTTTTCGAAATTAATCCACCAGATTGCCTATCGGAGAGTATGTTTCTCTAAGCCTTAGTGACAGTCCATTGGCTTCCCTATATGACCTCTGCAACAGACTTATCTTAGGGCTGTGTGCTGCTGATGCAGCTATGATCCAATTACGGACAAAAGTGGCCACATAAAGCCTACAAGGCACCACCATTACCGCCAGACATGTCCTTATAGTTTGCTTGCCTTGATAAGGAATCGCTTGGGTGAGACGTGACTATTGCAATACTATTGTCGATGACAAATACATTACTCGTGAGTCACTCAGGGGCCTAGTGGTCAGGGAGAGGAGTGCTAGCTTGAGAATGGGAGCAGGTAGTAAGGTGcggggagagatgggagtgcaaaagaaaatggaCCGGGTGTCCGACTTCCTAGATTGTATGTACAATAGTCTGTCAACTGAGATGGACATCTTCACAATCTGCCCCCTGTCGAGGAGGAAAACCTTAGCTAACATTGCAACTGGGCTAGTCAGCTTTAGAATTGCTTGGGATTTCAGGGTCGCATCTCTTACGGATAGGACGGCTCGCCAGCCTACAGCGGGGCGGCCGTCCGACTCGCATGTGGCCCCGTCTCTCTATCAGGTCCTTGGACTCTCATGCTACAGTAACAGCAGCCCAGGGGCAGCATCGGCTTTGTGCTTTCGGAAGTGATTCTTGGCGACTCCCGTCGTAGCGTGTTCGCATTGGAAGGCGTGAATCGAGATCCGCCACGGGTTGCTTAGCAATACTGTACAAGGCTATGGCCATTTTGATTGAGTAAACCCATATCCCTCTGCTAGGAATGTGAGATTTCCGCCGGTGCCAGCCCGCCGGTGGCAGCAACGGGTTATCTTGGGGGCTGCGAGGGAGGTCATCCAGGACCGTACATACAATCTAGGAAGTCGGACACCCGGtccattttcttttgccCCCCACCCCACACCCAGTTCGGTGTGCTTTCCCAAGTTGTAACAAACGCGTGCTGATCAGCGAAAAGGCGATGACCCAGTGTAATGTGTAAGCGGTCTAATGAGACTGTCGCAAAGCATAAAGGGGAGATGCCCTGAGTGTGACAATTTCGGCAGGTCCTCCATTGAGGATCCCGCGCAAATTGGTCACTACTGGATCAGCTTGGTAAAGAACACTAGTTTCAGGCGATGTACCTTAGGCCTTGCCCTTTGGCCCCCTCCCGGCTTGGCCTGAGAAACGTTCCGTTCCCGTCTCCTTCGCCCGGCGACGTTCATTCCGCTTCCAGAGCCTCGCACCGAAATGAACGACGAGATTTGGTGAGATGAGAGAGGTAAGGACACTCTCACAGATCGCTCACTCTTTTGTGCAGGCTATGAACTTCCCTGGTCTTGATGCTTTACTTGTTACTCCAGCTTTCTATGGCTCCCCGTCAGCTCGAAATTATACATAGAAGGTCGCTCGGTAGCAGCCACAAAGATAAGTTCACCGGTCTCTAGTTTTAAGACTTGAAGATACAGATCAGAACAGTTCCGAGGATGGATGCTGACCGGGTTTGGGATATCATAGGACGGGACTTATTCGCAAGGCGGCGACGAGTGAGCCCTTTCACCAGCCTCATCACTGGGATGCTCAGGACGCTCGATTGTGGCCACACTGTCGACGTCCTGAGTCCAATACCTCTCTCTTTCGTCGAGGGTTAATATACTCTTGTCCGAGACAGCCTGGAAGTTCGGTCTTCTGTCGTCGGGCGGAGACGATTCCGTGGGGTGTGGGACATCTGGCATGATACCTGTATGCGGCTTCTTTTCTACCAATGCCAGTACTTTTCGAAGCTCGTTCGGTCATGAACGTGGGTTTTAATTGTTCGCTGAGGATATGAGTGACGCTAGGAGAATCGGGATTTCGGTGAAAGTTTCCCTGTATGTGCCCCGAAAACAAGAGGACTCTGCCTAGGACGCACATGATGATTTAGAAAGGTTGGCTGTCTTATTGACTTGAAAGCAAGGTGACACCACGCGCCAGCCCTGTGCGAAACGGTCCAACTAATGCAAGCCCGAAGTTGAAGGTAACATTGAGGCCATGGTTCTAGGCATGGGCAGACCAGGGACTGACTGTAACCTCGCTGACACTTGTGGCACTTAACGATGACCGACTAGGGACTGGCCAAACTATGTGTAGTCGGGCTATGTTGCCTGCCCGCATCGCACAGAATTTGGGGCTTGATTCCCTGACACGAGTTGTCGGATGGTCAAGAGACGGGTGACTTCGTCCATGGCACCGAAACAAATAGATATCATTAAGCAAGAAAACAATGAGCCCATAAAACAATACAAGCTATCTAAATCCGGCCGTCCAACCTCTTCTCGCATGGTACAGATGAACTCAGTATGCTCTTCACACTAGAAGCCGCAAGAGATATTTTCAACAAAACCCTCTGGATCCAGGATTCTTTCAGGATCGATAGTGTTTGACCCTGATAACACCCCTAATGCTCCTGTGATATTCGGCTCCCGCTCGGTCCTTGGCCACACGAACATCTGATACCGATAATCTGCATGATCGATGGTCCGCATGTATGAACGGATTGCTTCCCAGCTCTGATTGCGAAGCCGTCTGAGGTTGCCGAGGGTGCACTCCACACGCGGAAGGAAGAATGGCGAGATGGCGACCGATTCGAACGTGTACTTGTGGACGACCGTAAGGTGCATTTCTAACCAATCGACGGGGTAGGACAGCATGGCAGAGGCATAACGAAAGATATCCTCGGGGTGCGTAAGCGGAGATAGGATGCTGGGCCCATTCCAGATCAGAAATTCGGGGTCATCATAACAAGAGGACAGGTAGCAGTCAACGGCCACGGTCTCATATACGTAGGGTAGCTCTTCGTAGCTGCACTGCAAGTTGATCGTCTCCATGTCAGGCAACTATTCGGCTCCTTCGATAAtggtgtgtgtatgtgatgATGAAATTTCACAGACAGCGTGCCTTCTGGATCTGCGCCCCGTAGGGCCTCCCAATAAGTAGGTGTAGACTTGGTGGGTTCAGAGTCTGAACATACGCTCTTATATGATTTAAATCGCACGTGTAGACAGTTCTCGCGTGAAAAGGCCCTGAACTCGGCATCGAGAGAAAGTTGGATAGACGGGAGAATTGGCTGTCGTCCACAGGCCATTTGTAGTGTCTTGAACTGTCGTGCTGGAAGAATCCGCTCTGATAGCAGTATgaatttctttccttgtcccTTGAAAAGCTGAGTTAGGACAGCGGGCCAAGTGTGATGGAACGTGAGTCAAACTATGCCGAACCCTGGGGAATCAGCTGGGCAAAATGAAGGGGTATGAGAGACCAGCTGGGAAATCACCGTAAGCAGAGTTTTCTGCCGCGGTTATCTCCAACTACCCATCTACCCATCACGGGCAGATTCCAGATCGACGACCTGCCGAAAGGATAACTCTGATGATGCTACTGTAGTAGACGGCACGGTATTTGCCAACCTGACCTCAAACCCCTAATATTGCCTCGATACCTTCAAAGGCACAGTCGCCAAGCGATGAACCCTAGGAAATGAGATGGAGCTGCTCTGTGGGAGCGACGTCGTCGGTTCCAGACAGCGCCGTCAACGAATGGGTGGTTCGGCTCATTGAGACAATATGAACTGGCCGTATGGCAGTCTAGTCGGCAATTCGACCCCAGTAGGGCGCGCACGAACAGTGACCCGACAGAGCTCCGGTCGGGTGTTCCATGTGCATGCGCTATTGCATGCTCTAAAGCCGCAAATCGCACGCGAACGAATGCTCGTGCAACGTTACACGCAACGACTTACCTGAGCAGAGCAGTGTCAAGCAGTCAAGAGTGAGGTCTATGGCAGTCGTCTAATAAGGCAGCCACCCATATCCCCTACCAGTCAACGTAAGAGGTCAGATTGGCCTATTCATACGGAAATGAGAGGGGCGGAGGCATTGTCTCTGAGGGAGCGAAAGTCGGATCTGGCAGATGGGAGATGTCAGATTATAAGGATTTCCATGTCGTCGGCTTCGGGCCACCGGTACAGCTCGATGCTACATATTCTCATTATTGATGGTCGGCActtgccctcctcctgcacTATTCGAACTTTCCACACTTTCAGGCCGGTCAGGCATAAAAATTTTGAGGCGCCGCACAAACATCTATAGAAAAATGAATGGCTTCCAGCCAACTCCTCTCAGAAAATAGTAACCTAACACCTTTTATCATGTTATATGACTCTTTGGCTCGTTTTATAGTTGCTATACAACGTGCTAACAAATAGTTGAAAGATCATCACATTGATTGCTACTATGCCGTTCTACAGAAGCACCGCTTGAACTCAAACCAGCTGTGTGCAGG harbors:
- a CDS encoding uncharacterized protein (COG:S;~EggNog:ENOG410PHD3;~TransMembrane:4 (o6-25i32-51o57-73i186-211o)), with the translated sequence MPLNPFLSIALQTAVVVTTLGFTPAPSSMRPGALVVVALCTGHCISTALGYFVRTPWASLAGGYSVMLLLHYIDIGLLTRWEFVDPSAAKSPEPLNSTWVARVRFGIWAAFNARCIGTPEQVNHVPEAITCDRAAFLRRSAGIILLSYLGLDVLGSMGDPEVGSRFLVASRVPLFRRISKISAEEIVIRVVSGIAAGIGLLASQGGFYYLFAFTSVLARWSKPQDWPPLYGTLSDAYSLRRLWR